Part of the Motacilla alba alba isolate MOTALB_02 chromosome 20, Motacilla_alba_V1.0_pri, whole genome shotgun sequence genome, cagaggagagaggagtTGGGGAGTTTAGGGAGGGGCAGTGACAGAGATGGATTGGCCCCGTGCTGGTTTTATcgaggcaggcagagccccgGCTCCAGCAGAGCGCAGTTATGGATTGAAATACACTGTGTGAGAAACAGCTCATTTACCAGGCAGTTCTGCCAGCCGTGTGGGAGAGAACGTGACTCCCTTTCTCAGACAGAGGCTGGGGTGCAGCACCCActgatgctgtgctgctccctggacaTAAATTTCATCCATCTTCGCCTGCTGGCAATGGGCATGGAACAGCCCAGTGCCTTGGACCTCCCACACACCTCGCCTGGTTGGCAGCCTGGAAAGTGAGGCCTGGGAcacctctctcctttctctgaaCACCGCCTTGCCCTGGGGCTGCAAGCAGGGCACCAGGCAGCATTGCCTGTGTGCTCACAGGGCTCTGTGCATGGAGGTTTGCTTTAAAGCCAGCCTGGGAGGCAGCATCACCGGGATCTCTCCTCTGATCCTTCTGCTGCATGCCCACtgtgtgctccagctcctgtagcagtggtggagtcatgctgtccctgtgtccctgcagcccaacAGCAGGGGATCACCATCCTGGAGAAGAAGCTGGCCCAGCTGAAGCTGCCAGACTTCTCGGGGGACTCTCGTGTCTTGCGTGTCGGGAAGGTACACTATGAGCTGTCCAGGTAAGCCCTGCCAGTGACCTGAAGCCACCCACTGCCCCCCAATCCAGATGACGGGCATGAGGAGTGCGGGAGGTTGGGGCCCCCTGGAGCAGTGAGGACCATCCTGTCCCCTCCGTCCCCTCCACATACCCCTGGGTTGTTGGTCCTGTCCTTGGTGCATGTTCCTGTTTCACTCCTTGGccaaggggaaaaagggaaccAGGGTCATGGCACTCTGGGCATGGGTGCACTGTGTGCAATCACAGCCTGGGTAGTGGAGATGGCTTTGCCCGTGGGACCAGGGCACACATTCCTACATGAAGCAGGAGCCCAGTCCCTGTGGAaatggcagctccctgctgcccaggtgcctctgtgctcctgcagtgcagcaTTTGGAGCTGCCTTGGGTGGCTGCAAGGGCCACATTCCCAAAGGTGCCgctctgctctgtgttcctGCCTGGCGTagctttgcagcagcagaactgcagctggagatgctgccagTGCAGGGACTCCATCCTGCGcgtcctccttccctccctgacTGTCTcccttccccccttccctccctagCCTTGTGCTTGGGAGTGAGGAACCACTGTAACATgactttttatttgtatatttttagaCTGCGCCTTCGTGATTTCCACTTACCATACTCACGGATTACCCCGATCTCCAACGTGGGCCTGCAGGTCTCCATCTCCAATGCCTTTGCCGAGCTGGATGGAGATTGGCGGGTGAAGTTTCTCTTTATGTGAGTGCccagctcttcctctccctATTCAGGCACCCACTCTGTGTCTCCCACTCTGGATCTGGAcaggttttttctcctctccctctcccttgtGTTTTGGGCAGCTGTCACTTTGCTCCCCCAGATATGATGGATAAAACAGGGTGGGAGGCAGGAACAAGGCACATGAACGGGCAGCTATACATGGACCCTCAGGTCTGTCTTCCACCACCCCTACTGGCTCTCACACCTCTCTGTTTAAAGGTTACCTCTCCTAGTTTATGAGCCAGTGAAATTTGGTTTCcctgagtttttttcccaatcTCCTCTGGATGCAGCATACAAGGGGGAGACTGATCCAGACTGATGCATCCTGAAGCAGATTTGAGGTCTCTTCACTAGACCTTGGCATTGACAAACTTTCCTTTCTCGTCTCCCTCTACCAGCAGTCGAGACCATGGATCTTTTGACCTGAAGGTGGAAAATATCTACATGAAAATCATCCTGAGGCTGGGCAGTGACACCACTGGGAGGCCCACCATCAGCACCGCGGGCTGCAGTGCCGACATCTCCAAAGTCCGGGTGCTCTTTTCGGGCAAGCTTGGGTATGTGACTTCACTGGAAGGTCTGGAAACACTGTGTGTTAGCCCACCTGCTATGCGAATGTTGTTCTGCCATTGGAATGGGGCCCTGGTGTGAGGAGTAGGTTGTTGGCAAATCTGAGGTTTGCCAACAAATGCCTGGTCTTAAATCTGGCTTGAATttctcctgctgtggctgcacattTAAGGGCGTGGGTGTGGTTAAGGCAGATACCAGACTTCTGTGGTTTACCAGTAAGTCCGTTTGCAAATGTAAACCCTGAGGCAAAGCCAGATGCCAAATTGGTGTGAGAATGATATTCCCAGGGTCTTGCATTTCTAGGTTCTCCCTTTCCTGGGCACATACTTCTGCGGCATGGATCTGACCTAGACAGGGCTTCtgtctctgtttctctgcaggTGGCTTTACAACCTGTTCCACAGCGCTATTGAGTCCAAGTTGCGAAAGATTTTGGAAGACAAGGTATGTGAGCAGTGGAGGGCAGGGCCCTGCGTTTTCTGGTGGTCTTTAGCCCTCACTTGTGGTTGATGTCCTGGAAGAATCAGAAGTAGGGGTGTAACTATGGCCAGAGCACATGACTGTGTTTCCAATTTAGTAAAACCAAAGGCAGGGCATCTCAGGCTCCATAGCATAGAGTGACTCAGTTTCACCATTTGAATTTGAAACCTGAAGCCTTTGCCAAAGCCCAGCATAATTGGTTCCTAATTAACAAAgacttttctttccatgtggTCAGTTAATTAGATCTTATATCTCAGCCAAACTCATTGTAACCTGATCAGAGCTGTCCTTTAACCAGCCATATTCTGGAGGGCTTTGGGGAGCACTTGGGGGAAAACTCTCATTCCTGGATTTCAGAcatttggtgttttgttttactgagGGAGGTCAGGGAGCACTGGTACCGCTGCCTACTACAGACACTGACATGCAGGAGACCTGCAAGAAGACATGGAAACAAGCTGTTAGCAGTAATTACTACAAGGATAACTGGCATGAGTTACAGCCTCTCTGGATGCAAACCTTGCTTGGGAAGGAGGCAGTTGGAGAACAGACAAAtcccattcctgcagcagaTCCCATCCTGCCCAGGCACTATTCCCAATTCCATGCAACACCGTTCCCAAGTCCCCCGTGGCAGCAGAtggtctggcagcagcagcaacaccagggctcagaggccttttctgctgttttgtcCCCTGGAAGGAGGACAGCTCTGGGACTGCAAAGGGACCCCACTGTCCTCTCCTTCTCCAAACCCCCTGTGCCCCACACACATTCTCCATTGTCTTTGTGGAGTCATGGTGTGAGGGGCAAAGggcaggagagggcaggggcagggactgagctgcaccctgggcacagcagggcctcaGCCCAGGCCAGGCAGCCTGTGTCTGCCTCCAGCCGTTGCTGCAATGCTTTGGCAGTTCCAGAACCCCCAGTTCTGGGACTCCATTCCCAGGGAGATCCCCTTTACAGGGAAATCCAGGTCACAGGGAAATGCCGGTCATGGGGAAATCCCAGTCACTGGGACTGCATTCTTCTGCCTTCAGCAACATCCTCACAGGCAGCAAATGGAGCAtttccagcacagacagaaaaatatcactggggacagggaagagCTGTAACCTGCTGTCACTAAGGCCATGCCCAAGGCTGTggtgcctcctcctcctcatctctGTCAGTGTGGTCGCTgcccctctgcagtgctgcatctcACCACCAGCTCTATAGGCTGCATGCCCAGTCAGACAGATGACAGACAGATCCTGCCCGCGGTTGCTGTGATGTTACAGTGAAAACATTGAAAGGAGCTTGTGCAGATTTCCTCAGCCATCTGCAGGACAGTGCCCCACAGTATATTTCCCAGGGTAGTGATAAGCCAGCAATAAAATCCCCACAAATGCCAGGGCTTTACTTGTGGATGACAGAGGCAGAGGGATGCACTCTCCTGTCCTGGCACACAGAGTTGTAGGAGCTCAGCAAAGCTCAGCTTCAGGGCAGTCAGTGCTCCTGCCCCTGCGGGGTGGGTTAATCCTCTCTGATGCTCTTTTTCGGCCAGGCCCTGGCTGCTCAGAACGGTTCATTGCTGCGTGGGCCACATGAGATTCCTTCCAAGGGTCTCCCCAGAGCTGAACTGGACCAAGGGGAAATTGCTGCAAGCAGATGCTTGTAGCTATAGACCCTGCTTGTGTCTTGGACACTCAATGTGCTGCCTGATGAATGGAGGCAATCATCACTGTGTGCTCATTCACTTAAGCAGGCTTTGTCATGGAGCTGGGAGTGTGGCTGTGACCCggctggccctgctcagctctgtggccTTTCTGTCCCACAGGTGTGTGACATTGTGGCCAAGTCTGTGCACAATGAGCTCCAGACGTACATCCGGACATTGCCAGGTACTGGGATCTGTAAGTGGGTTTGGGAACAGCTGTTCCTAGCTTTTTCCCAGGCATGAGGAACGTTTTACTTTGTGTCCCATCTCTTGGTGTTCAAGCACccaagctgggagctggggagcaccTCCTCAGCAGAGACAAATCACTGTGTGTCCTGTCTGGCTGTGGAAATTCCTACAGAATCTGTGCCCAAGCACTGTCAGGGGCTCAGGCTGCTTTAGCTGGGGGAACCAGGCCACTCCTGAGGTCCAGGAGATGGCTGTGAAAAAGTCAGGAGAAAAGTGGGGGGTTTTGCTTCCTAGCAGAAGCAAGCAGAACAGCAGTTGGTAGTGAGTTGATGCAACAGGAAGCCAAATTATGGCAATGCCCAGATGCCAGTGGAGGCCATCTGCTCCCAGCTTGCCTGACCATCTCCTTACTCATATCTCCTCGTTGTGTTTGCAGTCACAAGCAGGATAGCTGACAAGATTGGGATCGATTATTCCTTGGTGGCACCCCCAAGAACTACTGCCCAGTCCCTGGATGCAGACCTGAAGGtgagaggcagccctgggaacacTTGATTTGGCCAATGCCATTGCCAAAGGCAGGTGGGAACCAAGGTTTTGGTACCTGCTGCAAATGCTGTTTGCCAGCCTGAGTCAGCAGGTGAGCCCCACAGCTATTTGCACCCCTTCTCCacatctctccctcctcccagggtGAATTCTACTCCCTGGCCCACCGCTCCACCGTCCCCTTCTCACCGCTGCCGCTGGCCTTCCCCTCGGATCACGAGCGCATGGTTTACTTTGGAGCCTCCAGCTACTTCTTCAACACAGCTGGCATTGCCTACCACAAGGCCGGGGCACTGGTC contains:
- the LOC119710392 gene encoding bactericidal permeability-increasing protein-like isoform X1; the encoded protein is MGMQSVAVACGALTLCLALTTATNPGFVVRITQAGLDYAQQQGITILEKKLAQLKLPDFSGDSRVLRVGKVHYELSRLRLRDFHLPYSRITPISNVGLQVSISNAFAELDGDWRVKFLFISRDHGSFDLKVENIYMKIILRLGSDTTGRPTISTAGCSADISKVRVLFSGKLGWLYNLFHSAIESKLRKILEDKVCDIVAKSVHNELQTYIRTLPVTSRIADKIGIDYSLVAPPRTTAQSLDADLKGEFYSLAHRSTVPFSPLPLAFPSDHERMVYFGASSYFFNTAGIAYHKAGALVFEITEAMIPKDAGFHLNTSVFSAFIPQLEEKYPNMPMKFRLSTPTAPFLTIGPGGISFQPIVDVQAYAILPNSSLAPLFLLSLTGNVSAVINVRSGRIVGSLDVGRIRLSLKDSAVGSFQVRMMQSLMNILTSHTLLPRLNARLDEGFPLPLLERIQLSNILVRFHQNFLLLGADVRFQRRG
- the LOC119710392 gene encoding bactericidal permeability-increasing protein-like isoform X2, with translation MGMQSVAVACGALTLCLALTTATNPGFVVRITQAGLDYAQQQGITILEKKLAQLKLPDFSGDSRVLRVGKVHYELSRLRLRDFHLPYSRITPISNVGLQVSISNAFAELDGDWRVKFLFIRDHGSFDLKVENIYMKIILRLGSDTTGRPTISTAGCSADISKVRVLFSGKLGWLYNLFHSAIESKLRKILEDKVCDIVAKSVHNELQTYIRTLPVTSRIADKIGIDYSLVAPPRTTAQSLDADLKGEFYSLAHRSTVPFSPLPLAFPSDHERMVYFGASSYFFNTAGIAYHKAGALVFEITEAMIPKDAGFHLNTSVFSAFIPQLEEKYPNMPMKFRLSTPTAPFLTIGPGGISFQPIVDVQAYAILPNSSLAPLFLLSLTGNVSAVINVRSGRIVGSLDVGRIRLSLKDSAVGSFQVRMMQSLMNILTSHTLLPRLNARLDEGFPLPLLERIQLSNILVRFHQNFLLLGADVRFQRRG